Genomic window (Flavobacterium oreochromis):
GTTCTGTTATCGTAAAACTAACAGGAGATTTACTAGGTGTTGATATGTACAAATATTGATCTCCCGCAACTATCTCTCCGGAAGAAACAGGAGGTAAATAATGTGTTTTACTAAATTGAGCATTTACTGCACATGCAATTAATTGAAATAGTATTAAAAGTCTTGCCTTCATTGAAATTAAATAAACAGGCAAAACTAATCATTTATCTTTTAAGGCTAAAATGATTTTTAATAGATTTATTATTGTAAAGTTTTATGGTAAACCAATAATCATCTGAAGGTACACTAATTCCTAAATAAGTTCCATCCCATGATTGATTAGGGGTTAATTGTTTTAATAATTTACCATAACGATCAAAAATTTCTATTTCTTCAATAACTTTTTTAAATTTAGAGTCTTTAATATACCAGGTATCATTATATCCATCATTGTTAGGAGTAAAAAATTTAGGGTAATCCAATATATAAACTGTTTGATGAGGAGTTGGTTCACATCCGTTTTTATCTCTAACTGAAATTTGGTATTCTCCTTGTTCAAGATTCGTGAAGAAATTAGAGTTTTGGTATTGAATACCGTCTACTGAAAATTCATACTCTCCACCATTAGAGGTGTAAGAAATTTCTAATGAATTAGAATTTGAAAAATCAGTAATTACTGCATTTATATCAGTTGCAGGAGCTGATTCCTGAACCACATATTTTTTAGTCGCTTTACATCCTTCTGAATTAGTGAGTTCAACTGTGTAAATTCCTTTTTGATTTATAATAATGTGAGAACTAGTTGCGAGTGTGTTCCAAAGGTAACCTGTATAATTTGTCGGAGCCTCAATTTTTAAAGTTTCACCTTTACAAATAATTAGATTTTTGTTTTCTATTGTATCAGAATTAATATAATTTACTTTAAGAGTTATTTCAATTAGGTTATCACATATATTATTTTGATCAATTCGAGCATAAATCTTTTGTTCATCTCGTATTGTATTGGTAAAATTATTTGCTAGTGGTAATGTTTTTTTCTCAGCATCATTGATATTTTTATAAAAACTTATTTCTGGATAATTAGTTGTGTTTGGAAGAATAACAGGTAGTAGTTCTTGATTTAATATAAAATTAGTAAAACCATCTTTTTTATCATCTTCATCACATTTAGTATAAACTTTATTAGTAGGAGTAATTCCTGAAAGTTGAAGATTTATTGTTGTTTCATTTGAGCAATAAGTGTTACTGACTTTAGCAAAAATAGTCTTAGGGGAAGATAGATAGTAATTTAAATCTGTAATAGGAGTTCCATTTGATTTCTCAGAAAAAACAATTTTTAAATTAGGATCGTTATGCGTTAATGTCTGATTTAGTTTTGTTAAATCATAAAAACCTTTACCGTCTTTATTAAAATCACATTCTATTAAATTTTGAGGGGTTAAGTTAGGAAGGTTTGAGAATTGTACTTTAGTACTACCTTTAGAAAGACAAACTCCATTAAGCATAACTTCAACTCGATATTCAACTTCATTTGTATTTGTGTTGTCTATAATTGTGTATTTAGCGGTATGAACTCCTGTATTTACATTGTTTTTATACCAAGTATAGGTGTTTTTAGTGCCATACTGTGTAGCGTCTAATTCTATTATATCTCCTGAACAATAAGGATTTTTAGATGCTATTGTGTGATGGTCTCCTAAGAATATTTCACTTTGAAAAGAGCCGCCTCCTAAAAAAATAGCTGAATCATATTTTTCATTTCCTTGATCTGCGATGACTAGTTTAATGTGATAAGAATTACCTGCTATTACGGAAGATTCAGCTTTTAAAATTTTAGTTTGGCCATTAAAAGTAATTGGAGAATTAAATGGATTAAAACGATCAAAATATTGCTCATTACTTTTTGGACAAATTGTTCCTTCTCCTCTAATTGTTTGTACCGTTACTGGTGTATTTGTTCCTGGAACTAGTGCAATATTCTGATAATTCTGATTACTATTATTAGGTTTTATTAAAAAAGCAAATCCATCTGTATAACCACATTGATTTGAAGACGGATTTGAGAGATATTGTTCTGATGCAAAAATATAATCAAATGAAATTTTATTTGTGAAGGGAATATAATCAAATTCTAGTACAGAAGCATTAAAAGTATTATTAATACCTAGAGCTTGCATTAAATCATTATCACCTTGCCAAGAAGTAGATCCATCGGATACATTACCAGTATTAGGACCTATGGCATTTATTACCTTGCCTGTACTTAATATAATACCATTTTGTAAAGGAAAGGAAGTGTTATTACGATCAAAATATCCAATGCTTGAAGTTCCAAAATTATTACCACCATTTATTGAAACATTGGATACACTACCACATGTTGCTCCACCTAAAAAAATAGTTACTAACTCATTAGCGGTATATTGGTCATTTACATTTATATATTGTGAATAGGTTGTACTTATTATAAAAAATAAAATAGTTTTTAAAAGGTAATTTTTCATGGAGCTAATATACTTTAAACTTTCCAAAAACTTAAATACTTAACCAAACTAATAATGATTTTTTAAGTGTTTGAATAATAGTGTTTTATATTATTTAATGCGTTGTTTTAAAGATCTTTTTAGTAAAATTTACGTAGCAAGTAGATTTGTTAAAGTTTAAAAAACTAAAATATAACTTAAGTCATTGAAAATAAATGTTCTTTATTTAAAAAGAAAATTTTATTAGATAGGAAAGATTAATTTTTAATTCATTTTTTGCTAAAATTGCATTATTTTTAGCCTCTTTTAATATAAATAAACATGATTTCAGAAAAACAGTTTCAAGAGGAACTTATTGATATAATAGCTAAAGGAGTAAGAGAAGATATAGGACCAGGAGATTACAGTTCTTTAGCTTGTATTCCTGTTACAGAAGTGGGTAAAGCAAAACTTTTAGTTAAAGATGCAGGAATCATTGCAGGAGTAGAATTTGCCAAAATGATTTTTAATTACGTAGATCCTACCTTAGAAATAGAAATTTTAATTCAAGATGGAACTCCAGTAAAATATGGAGATATTGTCTTGTATGTTAAGGGGAGTTCACAATCTATTTTAAAAGCAGAGCGTTTAGTGCTTAATTCTATGCAACGTATGAGTGCAATAGCTACTAAAACAAATCATTATGTACAATTACTACAAGGTACTCAAACAAAAGTTTTAGATACACGAAAAACTACTCCAGGTTTTAGAGCTTGTGAAAAATGGGCTGTAAAAATAGGAGGAGGAGAAAATCATCGTTTTGCCCTTTATGACATGATTATGTTAAAAGATAATCATATTGATTTTGCAGGAGGTATTACTTCAGCAATAGCTAAAACGAAAGAATATTTATTAGCAAATGATTTAGATTTAAGAATTATTGTAGAAGCTCGTAATTTAGAAGAAGTACAAGAAATTTTAGAATCTGAAGGCGTTTACCGTATTTTAATTGATAACTTTAATTTTGAAGACACTCGTACTGCTGTTCAAATGATTGGAAATAAGTGTTTAACAGAGTCTTCTGGTAATATTAATGAAAAGACGATAAGAGAATACGCAGCGTGTGGAGTTAATTATATTTCATCAGGAGCCTTAACTCATTCGGTATATAATATGGACCTATCTCTAAAAGCTGTATAAGTATTGTAGGGAAATTAAGAATAAAACAGATTCATTAATTTACATTGAAAGTTCAAAAAATGGAAAATACAAAAGACATACTTCTAAAAATACCATTAGCTAAACAGTTGGTAGTTGTTTTAGATAATATAAAATTACCTTGGCTAAATGGATTATCATTTTATGAATTAGTAGAATTTTATTTAGTAGGAATTCTTCAAGGGGGTATTAGTTATAGAGCAGCTGCTATTGCTTTTAGTTTTTTTATGGCATTATTTCCTTTTGCCTTATTTATTTTAAATTTAATTCCATATATTCCTATTAAAGGCTTTCAAAGTGACTTTTTAGTATTTGTGAGAGATAATGTACCACCAACAACATTTGATGCTATTGAAAATATTATTAAAGATATTCTTAATAATAGCCAGACAGGATTGCTTTCTTGGGGGGTGTTTTTATCTGTTTTTTTAATGACTAATGGAGTAAATGCAGTAATGAGTGGTTTTGAAACCTCATTACATGTTACTGTAAAAAGGCCTTATTTTAGACAGTATTTTGTAGCCTTACTTATTTCATTAATACTTACTACTATTCTTATTATAACCGTATCTGCTATTATATTTTTAGAAATAGTTATTCAAAAGACCATTATACAAGATGTTCTGAACTCTAGAGTTTCTGAAAAAATATCTTTGATAGAAATGGGCAGATATTCTTTTGTAATTATTATGATTTTGTTAGCAACAGCTATTTTGTTCAAATACGGCATTAAGCAGTCTAAAAAAAAGCGACTTATAACTATTGGTACTGTTTTTACAACAGGATTAATTGTAGTATCTTCCTACTTTTTTGGTATTTGGGTTGTTAAATTTTCAAAATATAATGAACTTTATGGTTCAATAGGTACACTTTTAGTATTCCTTTTTTATCTTTGGATTAACTGTATGGTCTTGTTATTAGGTTTTGAATTAGATGCATCCATACGAAAACTTAAAAAAATTAAATAAAATGAAAAAAATTGCACTTTTAACTTTATTATTCGGGTGTTTACAAATGAATGCTCAATCTGTTTTTGGTAAATGGAAAACTATTGATGATAAAACAGGAAAAGCAAAGTCTGTAGTTGAAATTTTTGAATCAAATGGGAAAGTATTTGGAAAAGTAATTGAAATTCTAGATCCAACAAAACGTGACAGAAAATGTGAAAAATGTGATGGTGCTGATAAAAATAAACCAGTTTTAGGTTTATTGATTATTAAAGGGCTTTCAAAAGATGGAGAAGAATACAACGGAGGAAATATTACAGATCCTGAATCAGGAAATGTATATAAATGCTTCATAAAACTAAATAGTAAAGATCGTTTGACAGTAAGAGGTTACATGGGAATTTCTCTTATAGGACGTTCACAAACTTGGGTAAGAATCTAATTCATGCGCTATTTTATAGAAGTTATTATACCAGTTTCGCTTCCACAAACTTTTACATATGAAGTTTCGGAAGCGGAATTTTCTTTTATACAAATAGGTATGCGCGTTGCTGTTCCTTTTGGAAAAAGTAAGTTTTACACCGCACTGACTATTAATAAACACCATTTAGCACCTACTTTGTATGAAGCTAAACAAATTCATCTAATTATAGATCAAAAACCTATCTTAACAACTATTCAAATCGAGTTTTGGAAATGGATAG
Coding sequences:
- the nadC gene encoding carboxylating nicotinate-nucleotide diphosphorylase, encoding MISEKQFQEELIDIIAKGVREDIGPGDYSSLACIPVTEVGKAKLLVKDAGIIAGVEFAKMIFNYVDPTLEIEILIQDGTPVKYGDIVLYVKGSSQSILKAERLVLNSMQRMSAIATKTNHYVQLLQGTQTKVLDTRKTTPGFRACEKWAVKIGGGENHRFALYDMIMLKDNHIDFAGGITSAIAKTKEYLLANDLDLRIIVEARNLEEVQEILESEGVYRILIDNFNFEDTRTAVQMIGNKCLTESSGNINEKTIREYAACGVNYISSGALTHSVYNMDLSLKAV
- a CDS encoding T9SS type B sorting domain-containing protein is translated as MKNYLLKTILFFIISTTYSQYINVNDQYTANELVTIFLGGATCGSVSNVSINGGNNFGTSSIGYFDRNNTSFPLQNGIILSTGKVINAIGPNTGNVSDGSTSWQGDNDLMQALGINNTFNASVLEFDYIPFTNKISFDYIFASEQYLSNPSSNQCGYTDGFAFLIKPNNSNQNYQNIALVPGTNTPVTVQTIRGEGTICPKSNEQYFDRFNPFNSPITFNGQTKILKAESSVIAGNSYHIKLVIADQGNEKYDSAIFLGGGSFQSEIFLGDHHTIASKNPYCSGDIIELDATQYGTKNTYTWYKNNVNTGVHTAKYTIIDNTNTNEVEYRVEVMLNGVCLSKGSTKVQFSNLPNLTPQNLIECDFNKDGKGFYDLTKLNQTLTHNDPNLKIVFSEKSNGTPITDLNYYLSSPKTIFAKVSNTYCSNETTINLQLSGITPTNKVYTKCDEDDKKDGFTNFILNQELLPVILPNTTNYPEISFYKNINDAEKKTLPLANNFTNTIRDEQKIYARIDQNNICDNLIEITLKVNYINSDTIENKNLIICKGETLKIEAPTNYTGYLWNTLATSSHIIINQKGIYTVELTNSEGCKATKKYVVQESAPATDINAVITDFSNSNSLEISYTSNGGEYEFSVDGIQYQNSNFFTNLEQGEYQISVRDKNGCEPTPHQTVYILDYPKFFTPNNDGYNDTWYIKDSKFKKVIEEIEIFDRYGKLLKQLTPNQSWDGTYLGISVPSDDYWFTIKLYNNKSIKNHFSLKR
- a CDS encoding DUF2147 domain-containing protein encodes the protein MKKIALLTLLFGCLQMNAQSVFGKWKTIDDKTGKAKSVVEIFESNGKVFGKVIEILDPTKRDRKCEKCDGADKNKPVLGLLIIKGLSKDGEEYNGGNITDPESGNVYKCFIKLNSKDRLTVRGYMGISLIGRSQTWVRI
- a CDS encoding YihY/virulence factor BrkB family protein, translating into MENTKDILLKIPLAKQLVVVLDNIKLPWLNGLSFYELVEFYLVGILQGGISYRAAAIAFSFFMALFPFALFILNLIPYIPIKGFQSDFLVFVRDNVPPTTFDAIENIIKDILNNSQTGLLSWGVFLSVFLMTNGVNAVMSGFETSLHVTVKRPYFRQYFVALLISLILTTILIITVSAIIFLEIVIQKTIIQDVLNSRVSEKISLIEMGRYSFVIIMILLATAILFKYGIKQSKKKRLITIGTVFTTGLIVVSSYFFGIWVVKFSKYNELYGSIGTLLVFLFYLWINCMVLLLGFELDASIRKLKKIK